A window of the Chloroflexus sp. Y-396-1 genome harbors these coding sequences:
- a CDS encoding DinB family protein, translating to MNADAFRQLYDYHFAENRKIWQHVIHLPYQQFVQEVNYSLGSVRNQIVHLMNVDEVWFCELLGIEPPAPYQPADIDDRAAIRARWDSVEQMMRGYLAGLRDNMLFDQPIREPVEDRNLMVWQVLIHVVNHGTDHRAQILRILYDFGLKTTSQDFIFYVYDRSLGLNMSD from the coding sequence ATGAACGCAGATGCGTTTCGTCAGCTCTACGATTATCACTTTGCTGAAAACCGTAAAATTTGGCAACATGTTATCCACCTCCCCTATCAGCAATTTGTCCAGGAGGTGAATTACTCGCTAGGGTCGGTACGAAACCAGATTGTGCATCTAATGAACGTCGATGAAGTCTGGTTCTGTGAGTTGTTAGGCATCGAACCGCCAGCACCGTATCAGCCTGCCGATATTGACGACCGCGCAGCAATTCGTGCTCGTTGGGATAGCGTTGAACAGATGATGCGAGGCTACCTTGCCGGGTTACGCGATAATATGTTGTTTGATCAGCCTATCCGGGAACCAGTGGAAGATAGAAATCTTATGGTCTGGCAGGTATTGATCCATGTTGTCAATCATGGAACCGATCATCGCGCCCAGATTTTGAGAATACTCTACGATTTTGGTCTCAAAACTACTTCGCAAGATTTTATATTCTACGTTTATGATCGCAGTTTGGGCTTAAACATGTCTGATTAG
- a CDS encoding gamma-glutamylcyclotransferase family protein, translated as MDTLYYFAYGSNMSVSRLQSRITIEEDVGAAYLEGWQMVFNKRGRDGSGKANLIANPDFVTWGVLYLLEGSELDRLDVIEEGYERMNVRVQQCDGTVYDAVTYVSQELTDDPRPSYEYKEYVLSGAREHHLPPDYLAYLEAFPVR; from the coding sequence ATGGACACACTCTACTATTTTGCATACGGTTCAAACATGTCAGTTTCACGTCTTCAATCAAGAATTACGATCGAGGAAGATGTGGGTGCAGCGTATCTGGAAGGTTGGCAAATGGTGTTTAATAAGCGTGGTCGTGATGGTTCTGGAAAGGCTAATCTGATCGCAAATCCAGATTTTGTGACCTGGGGAGTCTTATACCTGCTCGAAGGTTCTGAGCTAGATCGCTTAGATGTGATAGAGGAGGGTTATGAACGGATGAATGTTCGTGTCCAGCAATGTGATGGAACAGTATATGATGCAGTGACGTATGTTTCGCAAGAATTAACTGATGATCCACGGCCTTCTTATGAATATAAAGAATATGTGCTTTCAGGAGCACGTGAACACCATTTGCCACCCGATTATCTTGCTTATCTGGAAGCCTTTCCGGTGAGATAG
- a CDS encoding methyltransferase domain-containing protein encodes MTKRIYVALYSPHPYQRLRDLIISNTLFSLPISVRKQLFTGQNHFCPICETFLNRFLILHRPYHRWCPICRSLQRHRLVYLFLKRYNVVKPHSRVLHFAPEPAIRQHFLQYPHLRYVTTDIDVAGLGIDVCADITKLPFSDHTFDLILCMHVLEHVPDDRLAMCELHRILQPAGLALIMVPITVDTTVEDPTITDPVLRERLFGQFDHVRRYGNDVVSRLAAAGFTVKPVQVNDVVTDLMEIDYMGLPVQETLFVCRRAA; translated from the coding sequence TTGACTAAACGTATCTATGTCGCACTCTATTCACCGCATCCGTATCAGCGCTTACGTGATCTGATAATCAGTAATACCCTCTTCAGTCTTCCTATATCAGTACGTAAACAATTGTTTACCGGACAGAATCATTTCTGTCCGATCTGTGAAACATTTCTCAACCGATTCCTAATCTTGCATCGCCCCTATCATCGTTGGTGCCCGATCTGTCGCTCGCTTCAGCGGCATCGATTGGTATACCTCTTTTTGAAGCGGTACAACGTCGTTAAACCGCACTCCAGAGTATTACATTTCGCTCCTGAACCGGCCATCAGGCAACATTTCCTTCAGTATCCTCATCTTCGCTACGTTACTACTGATATTGATGTTGCAGGCTTAGGGATTGATGTATGTGCTGATATAACGAAGTTGCCTTTTTCTGATCATACGTTTGATCTCATTCTCTGCATGCACGTTCTTGAACATGTTCCTGATGACCGTCTGGCAATGTGTGAGTTACACCGCATACTTCAGCCTGCTGGTCTGGCGCTGATTATGGTACCAATCACTGTGGACACCACCGTTGAAGACCCCACTATCACCGATCCGGTATTACGCGAACGTCTATTTGGTCAGTTTGATCATGTGCGTCGTTATGGTAATGACGTTGTCTCACGTCTGGCAGCGGCTGGGTTTACGGTGAAACCGGTGCAGGTGAACGATGTGGTTACCGATTTGATGGAAATTGACTATATGGGTTTGCCAGTTCAAGAGACTCTCTTTGTGTGTCGGAG